The Octopus bimaculoides isolate UCB-OBI-ISO-001 chromosome 16, ASM119413v2, whole genome shotgun sequence genome window below encodes:
- the LOC106870312 gene encoding mitotic-spindle organizing protein 2, with product MSMLSNRSLVSYFTMETRKLQEQIKGSVKYRKKATLTLAPTLLQPSSHLADLACYAGVKMSPKIFQILLELLQMGVHPVALAKMLKAMCSQNREVTPKTEYMVGKPKEPAAKGPAARPKENVTSKTTKEKSKKPVPSTRFHNATSTQFQSANVNSGSSANLKKK from the exons ATGAGTATGTTGTCAAACAGAAGTTTAGTTTCGTACTTCACAATGGAGACTCGAAAATTACAAGAACAGATCAAAGG GTCTGTAAAATATCGTAAAAAGGCAACATTAACATTAGCTCCTACTCTGCTTCAACCAAGTTCTCACCTAGCGGATTTAGCATGTTATGCTGGTGTCAAAATGAGTCCAAAAATTTTCCA GATTTTGTTGGAACTACTCCAAATGGGTGTGCATCCTGTAGCATTGGCAAAAATGTTAAAAGCAATGTGTTCTCAAAACAGAGAAGTAACTCCCAAGACTGAGTACATGGTAGGGAAACCGAAAGAACCAGCAGCTAAAGGCCCTGCTGCTCGACCAAAGGAAAATGTAACGAGCAAAACTACGAAAGAGAAGTCAAAAAAGCCAGTTCCAAGTACAAGGTTTCACAATGCTACTTCCACTCAGTTCCAGTCTGCTAACGTAAATTCTGGTAGCAGTGCAAACCTGAAAAAAAAGTAA